A single region of the Vagococcus teuberi genome encodes:
- a CDS encoding metallophosphoesterase — MTKTKKIITGLLIGLPLFIVTEGIRENRQLDVESIIITSNRVNDNPVKIAHISDLQFPRLRVSQTQLLNELEKEQPDVVFLTGDTIDRTESVETTEFFHFLTTLTSRYQTYVINGNHEETNPDYALWRQTIKASDAVYLENDVTNLTIKQTSFNLIGLSNRQTALPINQMHSIDPTIDTLILAHHPELFNHYIVSFNQPLAIFSGHAHGGQWRLPGTNGLLAPDQGFLPKLTSGLYIKNNSHLIVSRGLANSKFPLRLNNYPHLIFTTIKQA, encoded by the coding sequence ATGACTAAAACGAAAAAAATTATTACTGGATTACTAATTGGGCTGCCTCTCTTTATCGTGACAGAAGGCATTCGTGAAAACAGACAGCTTGATGTTGAATCCATTATCATCACAAGTAATCGGGTTAATGATAATCCTGTAAAAATTGCGCATATTTCTGACCTACAGTTTCCAAGATTAAGAGTTAGTCAAACACAATTATTAAACGAATTAGAAAAAGAACAACCTGATGTCGTGTTTTTAACTGGTGACACAATTGATCGCACTGAGTCTGTAGAAACAACCGAATTTTTTCATTTTTTAACTACGTTAACCTCGCGCTACCAAACTTATGTTATCAATGGTAACCATGAAGAAACAAACCCAGATTATGCTTTATGGAGACAAACAATCAAAGCCAGTGATGCGGTTTATTTAGAAAATGACGTAACCAACTTAACAATCAAACAAACATCATTTAATCTAATCGGTTTAAGTAACCGTCAAACAGCCCTACCTATAAATCAGATGCATTCAATCGATCCAACCATTGATACACTTATACTTGCACATCATCCCGAGTTATTTAATCATTATATTGTATCTTTCAATCAGCCGCTTGCTATTTTTAGTGGGCATGCTCACGGTGGTCAGTGGAGGCTACCTGGAACAAATGGCCTTCTTGCGCCAGACCAAGGTTTCTTACCTAAATTAACAAGTGGTCTTTATATCAAAAATAATTCTCACTTAATTGTTAGTCGTGGACTTGCTAATAGCAAATTCCCTCTACGACTCAACAATTATCCTCACTTGATTTTTACGACTATTAAGCAAGCATAA